One Brassica napus cultivar Da-Ae chromosome A1, Da-Ae, whole genome shotgun sequence genomic region harbors:
- the LOC106402589 gene encoding rhodanese-like domain-containing protein 14, chloroplastic — translation MASLTSIATPYRSSSYPSSSQALRVKLTGNTLFSAGVRSSATSSSLLTIRSAATKPDKPAAEVDWRQKRELLLEKRVRGVDVKEALRLQKENNFVILDVRPEAEYKEGHPPGAINVEMYRLIREWTPWDIARRLGFAFFGIFSGTEENPEFIQSVEAKLDKEAKIIVACSSAGTMKPTQNLPEGQQSRSLIAAYVLVLNGYKNVFHLEGGIYTWSKEGLPIESEED, via the exons ATGGCTTCACTCACTTCTATCGCCACCCCTTATCGCAGCTCAAGTTATCCATCTTCTTCGCAGGCTTTACGTGTCAAACTCACCGGAAACACTCTGTTCTCAGCTGGAGTTAGATCCTCTGCGACTTCATCATCGCTTCTGACTATTCGAAGCGCTGCAACGAAACCTGACAAACCAGCAG CTGAAGTCGATTGGAGACAGAAGAGAGAGCTTCTACTTGAGAAAAGG GTGAGAGGTGTGGACGTGAAGGAAGCTCTAAGGTTACAGAAAGAGAACAACTTTGTGATTCTTGATGTTAGACCAGAGGCTGAGTACAAGGAG GGTCATCCTCCTGGAGCTATCAACGTGGAGATGTACAGACTGATAAGGGAATGGACGCCATGGGACATAGCTCGCCGTCTTGGCTTTGCATTCTTCGGTATCTTCTCTGGCACAGAAGAGAATCCTGAGTTTATTCAAA GTGTAGAAGCTAAACTTGACAAAGAGGCAAAGATAATAGTAGCTTGTTCATCCGCAGGGACTATGAAGCCGACTCAGAATCTCCCTGAAGGCCAACAATCGAG GTCTCTCATAGCAGCTTATGTTCTGGTCCTGAACGGCTATAAGAACGTATTTCACCTTGAAGGTGGAATCTACACATGGAGCAAGGAAGGCCTTCCTATTGAATCTGAAGAAGACTAA
- the LOC106402497 gene encoding vacuolar protein sorting-associated protein 26B produces MNYLLGAFKPACNISITFSDGKNRKQVPMKKENGQTALVPLFQSQETLSGKVCIEPYQGKKVEHNGVKVELLGQIEMYFDRGNFYDFTSLVRELDVPGDIYERKTYPFEFPTVEMPYETYNGVNVRLRYVLKVTVTRGYAGSIVEYQEFMVRNYAPPPPINNSIKMEVGIEDCLHIEFEYNKSKYHLKDVILGKIYFLLVRIKMKNMDLEIRRRESTGAGANTHVETETLGKFELMDGTPVRGESIPVRLFLAPYDLTPTHRNINNKFSVKYYLNLVLVDEEDRRYFKQQEITLYRLKEDASS; encoded by the exons GTACCCATGAAGAAAGAAAATGGTCAAACAGCTTTGGTGCCACTTTTCCAGAGTCAAGAAACTCTTTCCGGGAAG GTTTGCATTGAACCATATCAAGGGAAAAAGGTGGAGCATAATGGTGTGAAAGTTGAGCTTCTTGGTCAAATAG AAATGTACTTTGACAGAGGAAACTTCTATGACTTCACTTCCTTGG TTCGTGAACTGGATGTCCCTGGAGATATATACGAGAGAAAGACATACCCTTTTGAGTTTCCAACTGTCGAGATGCCATATGAGACATACAATGGTGTCAATGTGCGGCTAAG ATATGTCCTCAAAGTCACCGTCACTCGTGGCTACGCTGGAAGCATTGTGGAATACCAGGAATTTATG GTTCGGAACTATGCTCCACCTCCTCCAATTAATAACAGCATCAAG ATGGAAGTTGGGATTGAGGATTGCCTGCACATCGAGTTCGAGTACAACAAAAGCAAGTATCACCTAAAAGATGTTATCCTcgggaaaatatattttcttcttgTGAGGATCAAGATGAAGAACATGGATCTTGAGATCAGAAGGCGGGAGTCAACAGGTGCTGGTGCTAATACTCATGTGGAGACAGAAACACTTGGGAAATTTGAGTTGATGGATGGAACTCCCGTTAGAG GTGAGTCAATACCTGTAAGACTGTTTCTTGCCCCGTACGATCTTACACCAACGCATCGCAACATTAACAACAAGTTTAGCGTCAAGTATTATCTGAATCTTGTACTGGTTGATGAAGAGGATCGCAGATACTTCAAGCAGCAAGAAATCACCTTGTACAGGTTGAAGGAAGACGCATCATCTTGA